Genomic window (Streptosporangium brasiliense):
TTGCTGGCCGCCGGGCTCAAGCTGGCCATCGGCGGGCGGCTGCGCAGGCTGCAGGCGCTCATCAGCGTGGTCACGCTCACGACCGTGCTGGTGGTGTCATGCGTCCTGCTGCTGGCGGCCGACCGAGGGGGGCCGCTGGTGACCTACGCCGGAGGCTGGCCGGCGCCGATCGGCATCGCCCTGGTCGCCGACCGGCTCGCCACGCTGATGCTGGTGGTCTCCTCGGCGGTGACGCTGTGCGTGATGATCTACTCCATCTCACAGGCCTACGCCGACCAGGAGCGCATCGCCCCGCTGTCGATCTTCCATCCGGCCTACCTCATCATGATTGCCGGGGTGTCGGACGCCTTCCTCGCCGGTGACCTGTTCAACCTCTTCGTAGCCTTCGAGATGCTGCTCAGCGGCTCCTACGTGCTGCTCACCTTCGGCGGCACCGAGTCCCGCATCCGCGCGGGCGCCACCTACGTGGTGATGGGCCTGGCCTCCTCGATGCTCTTCCTGGTCGGGATCGCGGTGGCCTACGGGGCGACGGGCACTGTGTCGATGGCCCAGCTCGCCGAGCGCTTCTCCGTGCTGCCCGGGCACGTCAAGCTGCTGGTCGAGCTCCTGCTCCTGCTGGTCTTCGTGGTCAAGGCGGCCATCTTCCCGATGTCGGCGTGGCTGCCCGACTCCTATCCGACCGCGCCGGCCCCCGCGACCGCGCTGTTCGCCGGGCTGCTCACCAAGGTCGGCATCTACGCGATCATCCGGCTGGAGGCGCTGCTGTTCCCCGGCGGGCCGGTGAGCGGCCTGCTGATGTGGGTGGCGCTGCTGACCATGCTGGTCGGGGTGTTCGGCGCGGTGGCCCAGACCGACATCAAACGGATGCTCTCCTTCACGCTGGTCAGCCATATCGGCTACATGGTCTTCGGGGTGGCGCTCTCCTCGGTCCTCGGCCTGGCGGGTGCGGTGTTCTACGTCGTCCACCACATCACCGTGCAGACCAGCCTCTTCCTGGTGACCGGGCTGATCGAGCGCCGCACCGGCACGACCGCGCTGGAGCGGCTGGGGGGCCTGATGAGGCTGGCGCCCCTGATCGCGGTGCTCTTCTTCGTCCCCGCGATGAACCTGGCGGGCATCCCGCCGATGTCCGGCTTCCTCGGCAAGCTGACGCTGATCCAGGCGGGGGTGGCCGACGGCGGTCCCATGGCGCTCATCCTGGTGGCGGGGGGACTGCTGACCAGCCTCCTCACCCTGTACGCCGTGGCCACGACGTGGAACAAGGCGTTCTGGCGGACGCCGCCCCCCGGCATGATCAAGAAGATGGGGACCGTGCTGGAGGGCGAGGAGGCCCCCGTCGTCCGGGCCTCCGGCACCGAGGGGATCACCGGCCGGGCGATCGTCACGAGCGCGAGCATCCCGCTGCCGATGCTCGGCTCCGCCATGGCCCTGGTGGCGCTGGCCCTGTCGTTCACCGTGCTGGCCGGGCCGCTGTCCGCCCTGGCACGACGGACCGCCGGCGAGCTGATGGCCCGCGAGCCGTACATCTCGTCGGTGCTCGGGAGCCTGCGGTGAGCGGCCGGGGGCTCACCCCCCGACTGCTGGGCAGGCCCGTCCCGCTGTCGCAGGTGGCGTGGCTCACGGTGGTCTGGCTGCTGCTCTGGGGCGACCTCAGCGTGGGCAACGTGCTCGGCGGCCTGCTGGGCGGGCTGCTCGTCGTCTGGCTGCTGCCCCTGCCGGTGCTGGACACCGGCCTGCGGATTCACCCGGTCGCGGCGCTCGTCTTCCTGGTCCGCTTCGCGGTGGACCTGGTGGCCTCCAGCTTCCGTGTCGCGTTCTGGGCGCTGCGCCTGGGGACGATGCCGCCGGTCCAGATCGTCGAGGTACGGCTGCGCACGTCGTCGGAGGTGATGGCCGTGCTGATCACCGTGGCGCTGTCGGCGCTGCCGGGCAGCCTGGTGCTGGAGGTGCACTTCGGCGACAGGGAGCTGGTGCTGCACGTCCTGGGCATCACCGGGGACGTCCAGGCGACCGTCCAGGCGGACGTGACGCGGCTGGAGAAGGGCATCGTGGCGGCCTTCGGCACCGGTGCGGACCAGGAGGAACTGCGGTGACGGCGGTATATCTGGCGGCACTGGCGCTGCTCGGCTGCGCGGCGGCGCTGACGCTCCACCGGCTGGTGCGCGGCCCCTCCATGCTGGACCGGGCGGTCGCGCTGGACGTGCTCACCGCGGTGGTGATGTGCGGGATCGGGACGGGGGCGGCGGTGGTGGGGGAGTACTCGGCGCTGCCGGTCCTGCTGGTGCTGTCCTTCGTCGGGTTCGTCGGATCGGTCTCGCTGGCCAGGTTCTTCTCGGGGAGGGCGCGTTGACCGCGCCGACCGGGCCCTTCCCGGGGAGGGCACGTTGACCGCGCTGGACGTGGCCGCCGCGGCGTGCCTGCTGCTGGGCGCCGCGCTCGCGTTCGTGGCGGGGGTGGGGATGGTCAGGTTTCCCGGCACCCTGTCGCGCATGCACCCGGCGACCAAGCCGCAGGTGCTCGGCCTGCACCTGATCCTGCTGGCCATGTGGCTGCGCCGGCCCACCTGGGCGATCGCCGGGACGCTGGCGCTGGTCGCGGTCTTCCAGGTGGTCACCGCGGCGGTGGCCGCCTACATGGTGGGCCGGGCCGCCTACCGGGCACGCTCGCCCGGCGACGACGGCACGGCCGTCCCGCCCGCCGACCCCCGCGCGTGAGGCCGCCGGCTCCCACAGGTGAGGCCGCCGGCCCGCGCGCCTGGATGATCGATTCCAAGGGGTTCGCAGGGAAATGAGTCGCCCCGGCGGGTAGAAGACCGTACCGTCGCGCGCATGAAGCTGCTCTCCGTCAATGTCGGCAAGCCCCGACCCAACCCGTGGAAGGGGCTCAGCGCGACAGGTATCGACAAGCGGCCTGTCGACGGCCCGGTTGCCGTCATCGCGCCCGGACCCAAGGGCACCGGCGAGGTCGGTCTCGTAGGCGACCGCGTCTACGACGTGAAGCACCACGGCGGTTCCGACCAGGCCGTCTACGCCTATGCCCGCGAGGATCTCGACGGGTGGGAGGCCGAGCTGGGCAGGCCGCTCGCCAACGGCGTCTTCGGGGAGAACCTCACGACCCTCGGCCTCGACGTCAACGGCGCCCTGATCGGTGAACGTTGGCGCATCGGGCCAGAGGTGGTCCTGGAGGTGTCGTGCGCGCGGATCCCGTGCGCGACGTTCCAGGGCTGGCTGGAGCGAGAGGGGTGGATCAAGCGGT
Coding sequences:
- a CDS encoding MOSC domain-containing protein, whose protein sequence is MKLLSVNVGKPRPNPWKGLSATGIDKRPVDGPVAVIAPGPKGTGEVGLVGDRVYDVKHHGGSDQAVYAYAREDLDGWEAELGRPLANGVFGENLTTLGLDVNGALIGERWRIGPEVVLEVSCARIPCATFQGWLEREGWIKRFTQAAVPGAYLRVIRPGDIRVSDPVEIVHRPDHDVTVALVFRAMTLEPDLLPRLLVADALTEEDRELARRRTIT
- the mnhG gene encoding monovalent cation/H(+) antiporter subunit G; this translates as MTALDVAAAACLLLGAALAFVAGVGMVRFPGTLSRMHPATKPQVLGLHLILLAMWLRRPTWAIAGTLALVAVFQVVTAAVAAYMVGRAAYRARSPGDDGTAVPPADPRA
- a CDS encoding monovalent cation/H+ antiporter complex subunit F, with translation MTAVYLAALALLGCAAALTLHRLVRGPSMLDRAVALDVLTAVVMCGIGTGAAVVGEYSALPVLLVLSFVGFVGSVSLARFFSGRAR
- a CDS encoding Na+/H+ antiporter subunit E yields the protein MSGRGLTPRLLGRPVPLSQVAWLTVVWLLLWGDLSVGNVLGGLLGGLLVVWLLPLPVLDTGLRIHPVAALVFLVRFAVDLVASSFRVAFWALRLGTMPPVQIVEVRLRTSSEVMAVLITVALSALPGSLVLEVHFGDRELVLHVLGITGDVQATVQADVTRLEKGIVAAFGTGADQEELR
- a CDS encoding Na+/H+ antiporter subunit D → MAELIAVPEGGLVAAPVVLPLLAAGLKLAIGGRLRRLQALISVVTLTTVLVVSCVLLLAADRGGPLVTYAGGWPAPIGIALVADRLATLMLVVSSAVTLCVMIYSISQAYADQERIAPLSIFHPAYLIMIAGVSDAFLAGDLFNLFVAFEMLLSGSYVLLTFGGTESRIRAGATYVVMGLASSMLFLVGIAVAYGATGTVSMAQLAERFSVLPGHVKLLVELLLLLVFVVKAAIFPMSAWLPDSYPTAPAPATALFAGLLTKVGIYAIIRLEALLFPGGPVSGLLMWVALLTMLVGVFGAVAQTDIKRMLSFTLVSHIGYMVFGVALSSVLGLAGAVFYVVHHITVQTSLFLVTGLIERRTGTTALERLGGLMRLAPLIAVLFFVPAMNLAGIPPMSGFLGKLTLIQAGVADGGPMALILVAGGLLTSLLTLYAVATTWNKAFWRTPPPGMIKKMGTVLEGEEAPVVRASGTEGITGRAIVTSASIPLPMLGSAMALVALALSFTVLAGPLSALARRTAGELMAREPYISSVLGSLR